From a region of the Lactuca sativa cultivar Salinas chromosome 4, Lsat_Salinas_v11, whole genome shotgun sequence genome:
- the LOC111894524 gene encoding UPF0496 protein At4g34320, whose amino-acid sequence MGCVYSSESGSSRTNLPTGSSSSSSGTPSISKLQLSPDLTSYQDACRSDPDLQSLDSSLQYRTSRVINSLATGVEVRSLSLDSLREVTGSLLDMNQEVVNILIESKEDIWNNEELFSLVKDFFDLSILTLDFCTSLEDCLKNARYSLSFLQIAINQFDGDNDYLKTLEQFKKFEALEGPFSEEFFELFQSVYKQQLSMLKKLQIQKGKVDKKLKSAKTWRKLTNMIFVITFSTVIICSVVAAAVAAPAVLTALAAAAAVPLGSMGKWVNSLWKKYETELKGQREMIRSMRMGNSIVIKDLDNIKALVDKLGIEMQGLVQNAQFAIKEDEEEAVALAVDEMKKTVNDFAKTIDELSDHSDKCCRDVRRARLVIVQKITKHPSGSI is encoded by the coding sequence ATGGGTTGTGTGTACAGCTCAGAGTCCGGCAGCAGTCGAACAAACCTACCGACAGGGTCGTCTTCTTCTTCATCTGGAACTCCATCAATATCAAAATTGCAGCTCAGTCCAGATCTAACATCTTATCAAGATGCTTGCCGATCAGATCCAGATCTCCAGTCGTTGGATTCGTCGCTTCAATACCGAACAAGTCGGGTCATAAATTCTCTGGCCACCGGCGTCGAGGTCCGTTCACTTTCCCTTGACTCCCTTCGTGAAGTCACCGGAAGTCTTCTCGATATGAATCAGGAAGTAGTCAACATCCTAATTGAATCAAAAGAAGACATTTGGAATAACGAGGAATTGTTTTCCTTAGTTAAAGATTTCTTCGATCTTAGTATCCTAACTCTAGATTTCTGCACATCGCTAGAGGATTGCTTGAAAAATGCTCGATATAGCTTATCATTTCTCCAGATTGCGATCAATCAGTTCGATGGAGATAATGATTACTTAAAAACCCTAGAACAGTTCAAAAAATTCGAAGCGTTAGAAGGTCCATTCTCCGAAGAATTTTTCGAACTGTTTCAATCTGTATACAAACAGCAACTCTCAATGCTGAAAAAACTACAAATCCAAAAAGGTAAAGTAGACAAGAAGCTGAAATCAGCAAAAACATGGAGGAAATTGACCAATATGATATTCGTCATCACTTTCAGCACTGTGATAATCTGCTCTgtggtggctgccgccgtcgCTGCACCAGCTGTGCTGACAGCATTGGCGGCTGCAGCGGCGGTGCCGCTAGGGTCAATGGGGAAGTGGGTTAATTCGTTATGGAAGAAATACGAGACAGAATTGAAAGGGCAAAGGGAGATGATTCGTTCAATGCGAATGGGGAATTCGATTGTGATCAAAGATCTTGATAATATCAAAGCTTTAGTGGATAAATTAGGGATTGAGATGCAGGGTTTGGTGCAAAACGCCCAATTTGCAATcaaggaagatgaagaagaagcgGTGGCTCTGGCGGTTGATGAAATGAAGAAAACAGTGAATGATTTTGCAAAAACGATCGATGAATTGAGTGATCATTCGGATAAATGTTGCAGAGATGTAAGGAGAGCAAGATTAGTGATTGTTCAGAAGATCACGAAGCACCCTAGTGGCTCAATTTAG